In Trifolium pratense cultivar HEN17-A07 linkage group LG7, ARS_RC_1.1, whole genome shotgun sequence, a genomic segment contains:
- the LOC123899750 gene encoding cellulose synthase-like protein H1, whose translation MANKNSLPLYEKIWVKHTFSRVMDSITLLLLFLLLGYRISSNNNYTFPWFVAFLCELWFTITWITTMSTKWTPAHTKTFLDRLLLRVSNSELPALDLFVTTADPVLEPAIITVNTVLSLLALDYPANKLACYVSDDGCSPLTFYALVEATKFAEIWIPFCKKYNVQCRAPFRYFCDESMAHNDLPEFKQEWLTMKEEYEKLSGKIQNASQKSIPCQLMGEFAVFSQTQARNHPTIIKVIRENKGVSDVMPHLIYISREKRPKQPHHHKAGAMNVLTRISGLMTNAPFMLNLDCDMYVNNSKIVLHALCILLDSKGEKEVAFAQCPQRFYDAVKDDAYGNQLVALPMYIGSGFAGLQGIIYAGTNCFHRRKVMYGLSPNDIQNAKKDHGFTNGTLLSDKETIQKFGTSKGFVDSATHILKGTTFDHYKSLDLEAASEVASCNYEYNTAWGKEVGWLYGSTSEDVLTGLKFHTKGWRSELCSPDPIAFMGCSPQDNLGQMAQHKRWSSGLFDIFLSKHCPIFGTIFGKLQLRECLAYIWITNWALRSIPEICYALLPAYCIITNSSFLPNKELSMWIPTTLFVIYNVSNIIEHIKSGLSIRTWWNNQRMGRITTMTSCFLAFITIILKKLRISGTNFEITKKEQVHSNEGTNENVGRFSFNESLIFLPGTTILFIQLIALFMSGNGNGYGYGVGEVFCSAYVVLCYLPFFKGLFGKGKYGIPLSTIWKSMVLAFTFVYLCSRPILLSE comes from the exons ATGGCCAACAAAAATTCCCTCCCTCTCTATGAAAAAATATGGGTCAAACACACATTTTCAAGAGTTATGGATTCCATAACATTGCTCCTCCTCTTCTTACTTCTTGGTTACCGTATTTCCTCTAATAATAACTACACCTTCCCTTGGTTTGTTGCATTTCTATGTGAGTTATGGTTTACCATCACTTGGATTACAACCATGAGCACCAAATGGACTCCTGCACATACCAAAACTTTCCTAGATCGTCTCTTACTTAG GGTGTCTAATTCTGAGCTTCCAGCATTGGACTTGTTTGTGACAACAGCAGATCCTGTTCTTGAACCAGCAATAATAACAGTGAATACAGTGTTGTCTTTATTGGCACTTGATTATCCAGCTAATAAGCTAGCTTGCTATGTTTCTGATGATGGTTGTTCACCTCTTACATTCTATGCTCTTGTTGAAGCTACCAAATTTGCTGAAATTTGGATACCTTTTTGTAAGAAGTATAATGTACAATGTAGAGCCCCATTTAGATACTTTTGTGATGAATCCATGGCACATAATGACTTGCCAGAATTCAAACAAGAATGGTTAACAATGAAg GAAGAATATGAAAAACTTAGTGGTAAAATTCAAAATGCATCCCAGAAGTCAATTCCATGTCAGCTTATGGGAGAATTTGCTGTCTTCTCACAAACACAGGCCAGAAATCATCCAACTATAATTAAG GTAATTAGAGAAAACAAGGGTGTTTCTGATGTGATGCCTCACTTAATCTACATATCTAGAGAGAAGAGGCCAAAACAACCACATCATCACAAAGCTGGTGCAAtgaatgtcttg ACAAGAATCTCTGGATTGATGACAAATGCTCCATTTATGCTAAACTTAGATTGTGACATGTATGTGAACAATTCTAAGATTGTACTACATGCCCTTTGCATTTTGTTGGATTCAAAGGGAGAAAAAGAAGTTGCATTTGCTCAATGTCCACAAAGATTCTATGATGCTGTCAAAGATGATGCCTATGGAAATCAGCTTGTGGCTTTGCCTATG TATATAGGAAGTGGATTTGCTGGACTTCAAGGGATTATATATGCTGGAACAAATTGTTTTCATAGAAGAAAAGTCATGTATGGTCTTTCTCCTAATGACATTCAAAATGCAAAGAAGGATCATGGTTTCACCAAcg GAACATTATTATCAGATAAAGAAACAATACAAAAATTTGGAACCTCAAAGGGATTTGTTGACTCAGCTACTCATATTTTGAAAGGGACTACATTTGACCATTACAAATCTCTTGATCTTGAAGCAGCAAGTGAAGTTGCTAGCTGTAATTATGAATACAACACTGCTTGGGGTAAAGAG GTGGGATGGTTATATGGATCAACATCAGAGGATGTACTAACTGGGCTCAAATTCCACACAAAAGGATGGAGATCTGAGCTTTGTTCACCAGACCCAATAGCCTTTATGGGCTGTTCACCACAAGATAATTTGGGCCAAATGGCCCAACATAAGAGATGGTCATCAGGGTTGTTTGATATCTTCCTTAGCAAGCATTGTCCAATTTTTGGTACCATTTTTGGTAAACTTCAATTAAGAGAGTGCTTAGCATATATTTGGATCACTAATTGGGCTCTAAGATCTATCCCTGAAATATGTTATGCCCTTCTACCTGCTTATTGCATCATTACCAACTCCAGTTTCTTGCCTAACAAG GAACTCAGCATGTGGATCCCCACAACTCTATTTGTGATCTACAACGTATCTAATATAATAGAGCACATAAAATCAGGAttatcaatcagaacatggtgGAACAACCAAAGGATGGGAAGAATAACAACCATGACTTCTTGTTTTTTGGCATTCATAACTATCATACTTAAGAAATTGAGAATATCTGGCACCAATTTTGAAATAACAAAGAAAGAACAAGTACATTCAAATGAAGGTACCAATGAAAATGTTGGTAGATTCAGTTTTAATGAGTCACTTATTTTTCTACCAGGCACAACAATTTTGTTTATTCAACTCATAGCACTTTTTATGAGTGGTAATGGTAATGGCTATGGCTATGGAGTAGGGGAGGTTTTTTGTAGTGCATATGTGGTTTTATGTTACTTGCCATTTTTTAAAGGGCTTTTTGGGAAAGGAAAATATGGGATACCTTTGTCCACAATATGGAAGTCAATGGTGCTAGCTTTCACATTTGTTTACTTATGTAGTAGACCAATATTGCTAAGTGAATGA